The genomic segment aaatatcaCTCATCTTCTTTAACCACATGTTTTTTACGTTCAACAACAAATGGTACAGAGCCTGGTTTGCTATGTGCTCGTCTATTAGCCTCCTTACGTTTGTTTTTCTCTTTAATGGTTTTGATTTCCTTTTGggcattaataatatgttttggcACATGTCGGTGGCGTGCTATTCTCTTAACTTGTGGGTGCCCACTGAATTTTTCTTTCAAAGCATCTGCATAATTGAGTGCTGTGCGCTCCCTTGGTTTTAGCtagaataaaattgttacatGTAAAATAATAGGATTTGTTGAACATCGTTTGAATGGATGTATTTCAAAACAGGTTTAACCAAAGTATTGAGTGATAGTTAAATAGTAAATACAccacaaacaaacaataaactAACTATATATTCATGATATCTTAAACATTGTttgtcaatttatattattcaacaaTATACAAACcaaaataatacttacaataCCGAGCTTCTCTGATGCCTTAGCTTTCCACATTCTGATATTCATTTCATCTGATCcagtaagtatgtatttattgtcTAATGACCATTTCACAGAAGTCAATCTTTGCATTCTCTTGGTGTGGTATACATCTCTTGAATGACCTTTAAGGCTCTCGAATATTCTTACTGTTTTGTCATAACTTCCTGACACAAATTCCCTGCCTGTTGGTGAATAATCTACATCTATGACAGCAGATGTGTGATCCATGTgaacatttacaggttgttttaattttcttacatCAAATGTGTATAagctagaataaaaaaaataatcaacattTTTGTCACCAAATATGAATgtataaattagtaattatacGAACTTGTAATCTTCATTTGCTACAGTGAATATAAAGGCTTCCATTGGGTTCCAGGAGAGTGCATTAGATCTCAATTCCATCACAACTTTTCTCAGGGGACCAGACTCACGAAAATCATACAATATGACACTTCTGTCACTTGCACATGATGCTAAAAGGTTTGATTCTACCTACaaacaatatgaaatataaaacaattatattgtgtagtaaataaatataatagcatattatatatagtgataTAAAATTGCAACACAAATTCAAAACattgttaaatatagttttgaaaTCTTGTGATTTTAAGACTGTATTATCTATatgttttaaacttttaaatgattattactatttattgaaaaaagccgagatggcctagtggtaagaacgcgtgaatcttaaccgatgatcgtgggttcaaacccgggcaagcaccactgaattttcatgtgcttaatttgtgtttataattcatctcgtgcttaacggtgaaggaaaacatcgtgaggaaacctgcatgtgtctaatttcattgaaattctgccacatgtgaattctaccaacccgcattggagcagcgtggtggaataagctccaaaccttctcctcaaaagggagaggaggccttagcccagcagtgggacattaacaggctgttactgttactgtactgtattgaaTACAGGCAGTTGGGGGGAGGAAGGAttgaaaaaaaagacaaaactaTAAAGTTTAGCAAATATTAAACGTTTAGatgattcaattttaatttaatattatgaactaTGTTTTGGATTTCTACctaaattttaaagaaacaaaaatataaaatgactaaATAAACATTGAGATTGATTTATTTCACCTGATTAAATGCCACATGATGCAGACTATCTACTCCCCACTTAAAAACTTTGATAGGTTCACTCCTTGTATTCTCCCACAATTGACAATGCTCTCCACATGTTGCGAAAATTGGTTTTGACCTATGGTGCGTAACACCAGAGACAACTGACATACTCAGTAATGTATTAACAGGATCTTCATCATTTTCATCTTTTACTTCGGCCTTCCAAGTTTTTATCGTTTTATCATCACCAACACTTATAAATTGTTGTCCATTTGGAACATAAGAAATAGCACGGACCCAACCTTCATGTGCTACAAAATGTCTAGTACACTTTCGACTTGCCAAATCCCATAATCTGATTTCGCCATCAAACGCTCCACTAGCTAAAACTGCTAATCGGCTTGGATGTTTAGCCAAACTTGAGACACCGTCTGTGTGTCCATCTAGATTACCAATAAATGGTTTTGCAAATACTCTTTCAAGCTTAACCGCATTTAAAGCACGCACATATTCTCGAGGTCCCTCGAGTGGATGCAAATTAGGGTCATAATTTCTTGGTACTGAAAAGAACATATGACATCTTGtttgttaaatctttaaaaatacaacagtAAATAAGtgctaagaataa from the Nymphalis io chromosome 10, ilAglIoxx1.1, whole genome shotgun sequence genome contains:
- the LOC126771073 gene encoding DDB1- and CUL4-associated factor 13, with protein sequence MSNKVKIKVISRNPEDYLRATKRDIHKIPRNYDPNLHPLEGPREYVRALNAVKLERVFAKPFIGNLDGHTDGVSSLAKHPSRLAVLASGAFDGEIRLWDLASRKCTRHFVAHEGWVRAISYVPNGQQFISVGDDKTIKTWKAEVKDENDEDPVNTLLSMSVVSGVTHHRSKPIFATCGEHCQLWENTRSEPIKVFKWGVDSLHHVAFNQVESNLLASCASDRSVILYDFRESGPLRKVVMELRSNALSWNPMEAFIFTVANEDYNLYTFDVRKLKQPVNVHMDHTSAVIDVDYSPTGREFVSGSYDKTVRIFESLKGHSRDVYHTKRMQRLTSVKWSLDNKYILTGSDEMNIRMWKAKASEKLGILKPRERTALNYADALKEKFSGHPQVKRIARHRHVPKHIINAQKEIKTIKEKNKRKEANRRAHSKPGSVPFVVERKKHVVKEDE